A genomic segment from Vicinamibacterales bacterium encodes:
- a CDS encoding AAA family ATPase has product MFTRIEARRFRSLQGVDQSLGPFRALVGPNGSGKTTFLDVIAFLSDLVRNRGDVRKTVLDRSFTFQKLVWMGLGNSFQLAVEAEVPEAVRQSMAEAKRRFSRVRYEIEVALDQSNEVGLEHETLWLIEPPDGSRLTQPRLEFPKPPGLRPSLSVTSGPSRRAAITKKPGGNDNYYPEGRKSYMPSFKLGRTKSALAHVPADVDSFPVSSWFRDLLDTGVQTFALNGQAIRQPSAPGAGRRFVPDGSNLPWVVDGLRSHRLRFQQWLGHVKTALPDVLDIDTVERPEDRHRYLVLSYANGAKVPSWLVSDGTLRLLALTIPAYLPDLTGTFLIEEPENGIHPRAIETVIQSLSSIYTGQVLLATHSAVALNMVEPRNLLCFAKDASGATDIVSGDEHPALRDWKQGQPDLGVLFAAGILS; this is encoded by the coding sequence ATGTTTACCCGCATTGAAGCCCGGCGATTCCGAAGCCTCCAGGGCGTAGATCAGAGCTTGGGGCCATTCCGCGCGCTTGTTGGGCCGAACGGGAGCGGAAAGACGACGTTCCTCGACGTCATTGCGTTTCTGAGCGACTTGGTCCGCAACCGCGGCGACGTCAGGAAGACCGTTCTTGACCGGAGTTTCACCTTCCAGAAGCTCGTGTGGATGGGTCTGGGAAACAGCTTCCAGTTGGCGGTCGAGGCCGAGGTGCCAGAGGCGGTTCGACAATCGATGGCGGAGGCCAAGAGGCGGTTCTCGCGAGTGCGGTACGAGATTGAGGTCGCCCTCGATCAGTCAAATGAGGTCGGGCTCGAACACGAGACACTGTGGCTGATAGAACCGCCAGATGGCAGTCGGTTGACCCAACCGAGGCTGGAGTTTCCGAAGCCGCCAGGACTTCGCCCGAGTCTGTCGGTCACCTCCGGCCCTTCAAGGCGGGCTGCAATCACGAAGAAGCCTGGTGGCAACGACAACTACTACCCAGAGGGGCGCAAGTCGTACATGCCCTCGTTCAAGCTCGGCCGGACCAAGTCGGCGCTTGCCCACGTACCGGCCGACGTCGATAGTTTTCCGGTCAGCTCGTGGTTTCGCGATCTGCTGGACACGGGTGTCCAGACATTCGCGCTCAACGGACAGGCCATTCGACAACCCAGTGCGCCCGGTGCGGGCCGTCGATTCGTTCCAGATGGCTCGAATCTCCCGTGGGTTGTGGACGGCCTACGGAGCCACAGGCTGCGTTTTCAACAGTGGCTAGGTCACGTGAAGACCGCACTGCCAGATGTCCTCGACATCGACACCGTCGAGCGCCCCGAAGATCGGCACCGTTATCTCGTTCTCTCATACGCCAATGGGGCGAAAGTGCCTTCGTGGTTGGTGTCTGATGGGACACTTCGTCTGCTTGCTCTCACAATTCCGGCATACCTTCCTGACCTCACTGGCACTTTCTTGATTGAAGAACCGGAAAACGGCATCCATCCGCGAGCCATTGAAACCGTTATCCAGTCTCTGTCCTCCATCTACACCGGGCAGGTGTTGTTGGCGACTCACAGCGCCGTCGCCCTGAACATGGTGGAACCGCGAAACCTGCTGTGCTTTGCCAAGGACGCATCCGGTGCAACAGACATCGTTTCTGGCGACGAGCATCCCGCCCTGCGGGACTGGAAGCAAGGACAGCCGGATCTCGGTGTGCTGTTTGCCGCTGGAATCCTGAGCTGA